A window of the Nitrospirae bacterium YQR-1 genome harbors these coding sequences:
- a CDS encoding ABC transporter substrate-binding protein — translation MFTGLIAKRKTLLYAFVILLLITTIAFILYKKRGVTKVIRTPKKVVIAYVNTLHSTLVQIAWKKGFFKDEALDITLMPHTHGKTALEAVLAGNADIATVAATPVMFNIVKGEKIYVLSSILNSGKVNVMIALKDKGISDVAGFSGKTIGITRGTTSEYFLYLFCLIHGIKYDGLKFIDKKPEEMLELLTGGQVDAVSTWQPFATLILKKLSNKVKVFDGEGIYSENFYFVAKQSFVHSDPEVIERVLSAMYKAEQYIKKEPEKSQEIIADSVRIDQALIKEIWDLYNFELNLDQYFVSSLETVTQWAIMEKKVSITNMPDYLEYVYHDGLKKINPYSITLIQ, via the coding sequence ATGTTTACAGGATTGATAGCTAAGCGTAAGACGTTACTCTATGCTTTTGTTATTTTGCTTTTAATTACTACTATCGCTTTTATATTGTACAAAAAACGAGGAGTAACCAAGGTAATAAGGACTCCGAAAAAGGTTGTCATTGCTTACGTCAACACCTTACATAGTACACTTGTTCAGATTGCCTGGAAAAAGGGCTTTTTTAAAGATGAGGCTTTAGATATAACTCTTATGCCACACACACATGGTAAAACCGCTCTTGAAGCAGTGCTTGCAGGAAATGCCGATATTGCCACAGTTGCCGCCACTCCGGTAATGTTTAATATTGTAAAGGGTGAAAAGATATACGTTTTGTCGTCTATTTTAAACTCCGGTAAAGTCAATGTAATGATAGCACTAAAAGACAAAGGAATTTCAGATGTGGCCGGCTTCAGTGGAAAGACAATAGGCATAACAAGAGGAACGACAAGCGAATATTTTTTATATTTATTTTGCTTAATTCATGGTATAAAATATGACGGCCTTAAATTTATTGATAAAAAACCTGAAGAAATGTTAGAGCTGCTTACCGGCGGACAGGTTGATGCTGTATCAACATGGCAACCGTTTGCAACATTAATACTAAAGAAATTATCCAATAAAGTAAAGGTGTTTGATGGTGAAGGGATTTATTCCGAGAATTTTTATTTTGTAGCAAAACAATCTTTTGTTCATAGTGACCCTGAAGTTATTGAAAGGGTTTTGTCTGCAATGTACAAAGCGGAGCAGTATATAAAAAAAGAACCGGAAAAATCTCAGGAAATTATCGCAGACTCAGTCAGGATAGACCAGGCTTTAATTAAAGAAATTTGGGATTTATATAATTTTGAGTTAAATCTTGACCAGTATTTTGTCAGCTCGTTAGAAACTGTAACTCAATGGGCAATTATGGAAAAGAAAGTGAGCATCACAAATATGCCTGACTATCTGGAATACGTGTATCATGATGGTCTGAAAAAAATCAATCCTTATTCAATCACCCTTATACAATAG